A region of Leptospiraceae bacterium DNA encodes the following proteins:
- a CDS encoding Eco57I restriction-modification methylase domain-containing protein: MNALLKTDKLRTRVNNELDENQRIELGQFMTSTNIASFMASLFPSIENNKIRLLDPGAGIGSLSISFINKFIKLKGNLKIDLTTYEIDPIMIKYLKKNLSEYQEEAILNNCSLSWSNIEEDFINNASAMLLSKESLWSEGVKTFTHCIINPPYKKISSSSRHRKLLRLLGIETVNMYSAFIALSILLLEDKGYLVAIIPRSFCNGPYYRPFREFILNNTAIKKIHLFKSRSKAFKDDNVLQENIILALQKNGIQSDVEVSISTDDSFNDINNSTYPFQNIVKKYDKERFIHIPTSKKDISNLPDVFNNSLSDIGVNISTGPVVDYRIKDNLIQMPREGTVPLLYPCHFKNNIFIWPIEDGKKPNAIINNSETKKWLYPNGFYTVVRRFSTKEEKRRIVANIVDPNKLGNSDKIGLENHLNVFHNNKKPLTENMARGLAVYLNSSLVDNYFRQFSGHTQVNATDLKLITYPSKHVLVKLGEWAISQINISQEIIDRKIGSIL; the protein is encoded by the coding sequence ATGAACGCCCTTTTGAAAACTGATAAATTACGAACACGAGTCAATAATGAGCTCGATGAAAATCAAAGGATTGAATTAGGGCAATTTATGACTTCCACGAATATTGCATCCTTTATGGCATCATTATTTCCTTCCATAGAAAATAATAAAATAAGGTTATTGGATCCTGGAGCAGGTATTGGAAGTTTAAGTATTTCTTTTATTAATAAATTTATAAAGTTGAAAGGTAATTTGAAAATAGACCTTACAACTTATGAAATTGATCCAATAATGATAAAATATTTAAAGAAAAATCTCTCAGAATATCAAGAAGAGGCTATCTTAAATAATTGTTCTTTATCTTGGAGCAACATTGAAGAAGATTTTATAAATAATGCATCGGCAATGTTACTATCCAAGGAAAGTTTATGGAGTGAAGGAGTGAAAACATTTACCCATTGTATAATTAATCCTCCATATAAAAAAATATCAAGTTCATCTCGTCATAGAAAGCTATTGAGATTGCTGGGAATCGAAACTGTAAATATGTATTCAGCTTTCATTGCATTGTCTATTCTTCTTTTAGAAGACAAAGGTTACTTAGTTGCAATAATACCTAGAAGTTTTTGCAATGGTCCATATTATCGCCCTTTTAGAGAGTTTATTTTAAATAACACCGCAATTAAGAAAATTCATTTATTTAAGTCAAGAAGCAAAGCCTTTAAGGATGATAATGTTTTACAGGAAAATATTATCTTAGCTTTACAAAAAAATGGAATTCAAAGTGATGTTGAGGTTTCAATATCAACAGATGACTCTTTCAATGATATTAATAATTCTACATATCCATTTCAAAATATAGTAAAAAAATATGATAAGGAACGTTTCATTCACATTCCAACTTCAAAAAAAGATATTTCAAACTTACCAGATGTATTTAATAATTCCCTTTCAGATATTGGAGTAAATATTTCTACTGGCCCAGTAGTAGATTATAGAATAAAAGATAATTTAATACAAATGCCCAGAGAAGGAACTGTTCCTCTTTTGTATCCCTGCCATTTCAAAAATAATATCTTTATTTGGCCTATTGAAGATGGAAAAAAACCAAATGCTATTATTAATAATTCTGAAACAAAAAAATGGCTATACCCAAATGGTTTTTATACTGTAGTAAGACGCTTCTCAACAAAAGAAGAGAAACGCCGAATAGTTGCAAATATTGTTGATCCAAACAAACTCGGAAATTCAGATAAAATTGGTCTGGAGAACCACTTGAATGTTTTTCATAATAATAAAAAGCCATTAACTGAAAATATGGCAAGGGGCTTAGCTGTTTACCTCAATTCAAGTTTAGTTGATAATTATTTTCGTCAATTTAGTGGTCACACTCAGGTGAATGCAACAGACTTAAAATTAATTACATATCCAAGTAAACATGTTCTTGTAAAACTTGGGGAATGGGCTATTTCCCAAATAAACATATCTCAAGAAATTATCGACAGAAAAATAGGAAGTATCCTATAA
- a CDS encoding bifunctional diaminohydroxyphosphoribosylaminopyrimidine deaminase/5-amino-6-(5-phosphoribosylamino)uracil reductase, whose amino-acid sequence MYLERIGEQRYQKVLNLLSSLSFEAMGYSSPNPPVACVLTDPDGKILSYGNTQQDGKDHAERVAYKSLKGDWKNRHIVFVTLEPCSHTGRTPPCLDLVLENEALALYYGVSDPNPEVRKRDGLQECSLKGIYTESLYEIRQIALAFLKGFLSRIETGKPYCFFKAAVSKEGYYVSLPKKQEAISSPESFALSSLLRSKVDAVLVGPGTVSCDIPGLNYRKPDFYEIDDVSPRFFREEHEPPTGHLQQNIFYRELLACLKNKDSRERREEENYQPYRVFFLPKDSRCIEPLLNKQENINFLYSSKKAIFILPKDSNISRTQKERMQILSNFDLWEYSKDTLENTIYELGIKLKWNTVLLEGGNFLYSLFASCKGRGEFIQIQSQAKEIEQGLKPVIPFHGLVRKNTITLKQDTWSIYTI is encoded by the coding sequence ATGTATCTTGAGAGAATAGGGGAGCAACGATACCAAAAAGTATTAAATCTTCTCTCTTCTCTTTCTTTCGAGGCTATGGGGTATTCTTCTCCCAATCCTCCCGTAGCCTGTGTTCTAACCGACCCGGATGGCAAAATTCTTTCCTATGGGAATACTCAGCAGGATGGTAAAGATCACGCGGAGAGAGTGGCTTATAAATCCTTAAAGGGGGATTGGAAAAACAGACACATAGTTTTTGTTACTCTTGAACCCTGTTCTCATACCGGAAGAACTCCTCCCTGCCTTGATTTGGTTTTAGAAAATGAAGCTCTTGCCTTATACTACGGCGTAAGTGATCCTAATCCTGAAGTTCGAAAGAGGGATGGTTTGCAAGAATGTAGTCTGAAAGGAATTTATACAGAAAGCCTTTATGAAATTCGTCAAATAGCCCTTGCATTTCTCAAAGGTTTTCTTTCTCGAATTGAAACCGGAAAGCCCTATTGTTTTTTTAAAGCTGCCGTATCAAAAGAAGGATATTATGTTTCTCTTCCCAAAAAGCAGGAAGCTATTTCTTCACCTGAATCTTTTGCTCTCAGTTCTTTATTGCGTTCCAAAGTCGATGCGGTGCTTGTTGGGCCGGGAACGGTATCCTGTGATATTCCGGGACTTAATTATAGAAAACCAGATTTTTATGAGATAGATGATGTAAGTCCGCGTTTTTTTCGAGAAGAGCACGAGCCACCGACGGGTCACCTGCAACAAAACATATTTTACCGGGAATTACTGGCCTGTTTGAAAAATAAGGATTCTCGAGAAAGAAGAGAAGAAGAAAATTACCAGCCGTATCGGGTCTTTTTTTTGCCGAAAGATAGTAGATGTATAGAACCCCTTCTAAATAAGCAGGAAAATATAAACTTTCTATATTCTTCAAAAAAAGCTATATTTATATTGCCAAAAGATTCTAATATATCCCGGACTCAAAAAGAAAGGATGCAAATTCTCAGTAACTTTGACTTATGGGAATATTCAAAAGATACGTTAGAAAATACTATCTATGAGCTTGGAATAAAATTGAAATGGAATACAGTTTTATTAGAGGGTGGAAATTTTCTTTACAGTTTATTTGCTTCCTGCAAAGGTAGAGGAGAGTTTATTCAGATTCAATCTCAGGCAAAAGAAATTGAGCAGGGTTTAAAACCTGTGATTCCTTTTCATGGATTAGTTCGAAAAAATACAATTACTTTAAAGCAGGATACCTGGAGTATCTATACAATATGA
- the secF gene encoding protein translocase subunit SecF — protein sequence MFDFSKYKYASLIFSGVLALVFLLVTFIVFGGFAHSLDFDGGLRTTINFPSSTKKESVEVFFKKQGIEALVIQLNEDLAKSRINYQIDIGLDALQKIRNYNKENVSQAIVPEKKEEPANKDKVPVDKTKTPQQEKPIEVKEEPKPVKPRADVDEFIIMLKHGFQLEEEQILSADQVGAIVGGELTSTGISLLVWTVVIMTLYLSFRFQFKFALGASLAVIHDLILSLAFIGAFQIKPSVPIIAALLTIMGYSINDTIVIFDRIRENTSEKIKYSFSHLINISINQTLSRTINTSMATLVSVLALVIGQASELLDFAYVIIFGIFIGTYSSIFIAAPVVEIYSNYQEKRKNATPVVKAST from the coding sequence ATGTTTGATTTTTCTAAATATAAATATGCATCTTTAATTTTTTCCGGGGTTTTAGCCCTGGTCTTTTTATTGGTTACATTTATTGTTTTTGGTGGTTTTGCCCACTCTCTTGATTTCGATGGGGGTTTGAGAACAACTATAAATTTTCCTTCTTCAACGAAAAAAGAATCAGTAGAAGTTTTTTTTAAGAAACAGGGTATCGAGGCTCTTGTTATACAACTAAACGAAGATTTGGCTAAATCCAGGATAAATTATCAAATTGATATAGGTCTGGACGCGCTTCAGAAGATTCGTAATTATAACAAGGAAAATGTTTCTCAAGCTATAGTACCGGAGAAAAAAGAAGAGCCGGCGAATAAGGATAAGGTTCCTGTTGATAAAACAAAAACTCCTCAACAAGAAAAGCCTATAGAAGTAAAAGAGGAGCCAAAGCCTGTGAAACCCAGAGCTGATGTAGATGAGTTTATCATAATGCTTAAGCATGGTTTTCAATTAGAAGAAGAGCAAATATTAAGCGCTGACCAGGTAGGGGCTATTGTTGGGGGAGAGTTAACTTCAACCGGTATATCTCTTTTAGTCTGGACTGTGGTAATCATGACTCTTTATTTGAGCTTTCGCTTCCAATTTAAATTTGCTTTAGGTGCCTCTCTGGCAGTGATTCATGATTTGATTCTTTCTCTGGCTTTTATTGGTGCTTTCCAGATTAAACCCAGTGTGCCGATCATTGCAGCTCTTTTAACCATCATGGGTTATTCCATTAACGATACCATTGTAATTTTCGATAGGATAAGAGAGAATACTTCAGAGAAAATCAAATATTCCTTTTCACACCTGATTAATATATCTATTAACCAGACTTTATCGAGAACCATCAATACTTCTATGGCAACTTTAGTTTCTGTTTTAGCTCTGGTTATCGGTCAGGCCAGTGAATTATTAGATTTTGCTTATGTAATTATTTTTGGTATATTTATCGGAACCTATTCTTCTATTTTTATAGCAGCCCCGGTAGTTGAAATTTATTCAAACTATCAGGAGAAACGTAAAAATGCAACTCCGGTAGTGAAAGCCAGCACTTAA
- the secD gene encoding protein translocase subunit SecD: MKSPFWIFLPVVVLLASLLVLYPNFAERELELVIHPDFKNTPAEEQKSLLDRFKKRWDTDYNSGKVLKITPAIGDTIPETGKFTVVGRFLTTAFINKISQENIKLFLESKNILKPLAVENLLKDGKSLSVKLGLDLQGGMRVVLKGNFDGYVSKLKDIYSKEIETLKKTINDPKASKEEKNKAKDRLELIEEGFVLSPERKINELEKAKLIIENRLTNQNLTEPQVRIQKEQEAVEVSLPGVANSKQILEILQSTETVEYRLEEPKPNSSTSFVSKIHQEESKLLDAGKREETEIVQFQKLVKNRVGKEALQNYLERMEDKYQIPKDKYRLFTYWARGSRKDSELLPRRFIVLERAIALSGNDLTEARPYYNSNSYAYSVSFSLTPEGADKFFKLTSNNRGRNLAIVWGNKVVSDPSINDPIAGGHAEITGSFNQEEATRLSNVISEGALPIELTVLEIRFIGPTLGIESIVVGIKSVAIGFILVMLYMFLYYKLAGIVADIALLANLIILMALLTLMDFTMTLPGFAGVILTVGMAVDANVIIYERIKEEILDGKSLSSAVTLGFQNAFWTIFDANITTLIAGILMIRLGNGPIKGFAITLCWGIITSMFTSLLFSRIMMEALVNKLGIKKLSIGFKNSEVKNV, from the coding sequence TTGAAATCGCCATTTTGGATATTCTTGCCAGTTGTGGTGTTATTGGCATCGCTACTCGTTCTCTACCCGAATTTTGCGGAAAGAGAGTTGGAACTGGTTATTCATCCGGATTTTAAAAATACACCGGCAGAAGAGCAGAAAAGTTTACTGGATCGCTTCAAAAAAAGATGGGATACTGATTACAACTCAGGAAAGGTATTAAAGATAACCCCGGCTATCGGAGATACAATACCGGAAACCGGGAAATTTACTGTAGTTGGTCGCTTCCTTACAACTGCATTTATTAATAAAATTTCTCAAGAAAATATTAAGCTTTTTTTAGAATCTAAAAATATTCTCAAACCCCTTGCTGTAGAGAATTTACTCAAGGATGGGAAATCACTTTCAGTAAAGTTGGGACTGGACCTTCAGGGAGGAATGCGGGTTGTCCTGAAAGGAAATTTCGATGGTTATGTTTCGAAGTTAAAAGATATATATTCTAAAGAAATAGAAACTTTGAAAAAAACAATCAATGATCCCAAGGCTTCGAAAGAAGAAAAAAATAAAGCCAAAGACAGATTGGAACTTATTGAGGAAGGTTTTGTTTTATCTCCAGAAAGGAAAATTAACGAGCTGGAAAAAGCGAAACTTATCATAGAAAACCGTCTTACAAACCAGAACCTGACTGAACCTCAGGTGCGTATTCAAAAAGAACAGGAAGCGGTGGAAGTATCTTTACCCGGAGTTGCCAACTCAAAACAGATTCTGGAAATATTACAAAGTACTGAAACTGTTGAATACAGACTTGAAGAACCAAAACCAAATTCTTCTACCAGTTTCGTATCGAAGATTCATCAGGAAGAGTCAAAACTTTTGGACGCCGGAAAGCGGGAAGAGACTGAAATTGTTCAATTTCAGAAGCTAGTTAAAAACCGTGTGGGTAAAGAAGCTTTACAGAATTATTTGGAAAGGATGGAAGATAAATACCAGATCCCAAAAGATAAATATCGTCTCTTTACTTATTGGGCAAGGGGGAGTCGTAAGGATTCTGAATTGCTTCCGAGAAGATTTATAGTTTTAGAAAGAGCGATTGCATTGAGCGGTAATGATCTTACCGAGGCAAGACCCTATTATAATTCCAATTCTTATGCCTACTCCGTATCTTTTAGTTTAACACCGGAGGGTGCAGATAAATTTTTTAAACTCACTTCCAATAATAGGGGAAGGAATCTTGCGATTGTCTGGGGAAACAAAGTTGTTTCTGATCCTTCCATTAATGATCCGATTGCCGGAGGACATGCTGAAATTACCGGGAGTTTTAACCAGGAAGAGGCAACAAGACTTTCAAACGTGATTAGTGAAGGGGCATTACCCATAGAATTAACTGTATTAGAAATTCGCTTTATTGGACCTACACTCGGGATTGAATCTATCGTTGTGGGTATTAAATCGGTGGCTATCGGTTTTATCTTAGTAATGTTGTATATGTTTCTTTATTATAAGCTGGCAGGAATTGTTGCTGATATCGCACTATTAGCTAACTTGATTATTCTGATGGCTCTTTTAACTCTCATGGACTTTACCATGACTCTTCCGGGTTTTGCCGGTGTGATTTTAACTGTTGGTATGGCGGTGGATGCTAACGTGATTATCTATGAGAGGATTAAAGAAGAAATATTGGATGGCAAGAGCCTTTCTTCTGCTGTGACTCTCGGGTTCCAAAACGCATTCTGGACAATTTTTGATGCAAACATAACTACTTTGATTGCAGGTATTTTGATGATACGCCTGGGAAATGGTCCAATTAAAGGTTTTGCCATTACATTATGTTGGGGGATTATTACTTCTATGTTTACCTCTCTCCTTTTCAGTAGGATTATGATGGAAGCCCTTGTAAATAAACTGGGAATTAAAAAGCTATCAATTGGTTTTAAAAACTCGGAGGTAAAGAATGTTTGA
- the yajC gene encoding preprotein translocase subunit YajC: MYLAFQFAILLAEQAQKGQGGSIFSSLVIIPIMMVFMYFLVILPNRKEEKKKKEMIDSLAKGDQVVTMSGIHGKVVEFRDNNESIVLNIAKDTNVVFSTSSIVKKKQ; this comes from the coding sequence ATGTATTTAGCTTTCCAATTCGCTATATTACTGGCCGAGCAGGCACAGAAAGGGCAGGGAGGATCGATTTTTTCATCCCTTGTTATCATCCCTATCATGATGGTATTTATGTATTTCCTTGTAATTCTTCCCAATCGAAAAGAAGAAAAGAAGAAGAAGGAAATGATTGATAGTCTGGCAAAAGGGGATCAGGTTGTGACTATGAGTGGAATTCACGGGAAAGTCGTAGAATTTCGCGATAATAATGAAAGTATCGTCCTGAATATCGCAAAAGATACAAACGTAGTTTTTAGCACCAGTTCAATTGTAAAAAAGAAGCAATAA
- the trpD gene encoding anthranilate phosphoribosyltransferase: MNLQELLFKTIDSEPLSENETYYLLSEVMKGEVSEIFLSAWLTSMRMKEETRDELLGAVRAMLEYAQKPARKFSFEFIDTCGTGGDGKNSVNVSTLSAIILASMGIKVAKHGNRSVSSLCGSSDLLQALGFDINAVPEVIEQNLERNGFTFLFAPNWHPAMKHAVNVRKTLGFRTIFNLLGPLSNPFRPSYQVVGVFSRDVLSNVAYVLEKIGLKGGIVCHSEDGYDEFSLFAPTEYILFKNGQKIHNYFEPQELGQKYTNPDDVVCNTKEQSIELARMILRGEEHTASHKVALNAGVSLYLLDKVNSIKEGYKVALGHLLSGKPMQYFQSIINK; encoded by the coding sequence ATGAATCTACAGGAATTATTATTTAAGACAATTGATTCTGAACCCTTATCTGAGAATGAAACATATTACCTTTTATCTGAGGTTATGAAAGGAGAGGTTTCGGAAATTTTTCTTTCAGCCTGGTTGACTTCTATGAGAATGAAGGAAGAAACCCGAGATGAACTTCTGGGGGCTGTGCGGGCTATGTTGGAATATGCCCAAAAGCCTGCCAGGAAATTCTCCTTTGAATTTATTGATACCTGTGGAACCGGTGGAGACGGTAAAAATTCGGTGAATGTGTCTACTCTCTCTGCAATTATATTAGCTTCTATGGGAATAAAGGTTGCCAAGCATGGAAATCGTTCGGTATCCTCTCTTTGTGGTTCCAGCGATCTATTGCAGGCTCTCGGATTTGATATTAATGCTGTCCCGGAAGTAATCGAACAAAATCTCGAAAGAAATGGATTTACCTTTTTATTTGCACCCAATTGGCATCCAGCCATGAAACATGCAGTGAATGTAAGAAAAACACTTGGCTTTAGAACCATTTTTAATCTTCTGGGCCCCTTATCTAATCCATTTCGACCCAGTTATCAGGTTGTAGGTGTTTTTTCCAGAGATGTTCTGTCAAATGTGGCGTATGTGCTGGAAAAAATAGGCTTAAAGGGTGGAATCGTTTGTCACTCGGAGGATGGATATGATGAGTTTTCTCTCTTTGCTCCCACCGAATATATTTTATTTAAAAATGGGCAGAAAATTCATAATTACTTTGAACCCCAGGAATTGGGACAAAAGTATACAAATCCGGATGATGTAGTTTGTAATACAAAAGAACAATCGATTGAATTAGCTCGTATGATTTTAAGGGGAGAAGAGCATACTGCCAGCCACAAGGTAGCCTTAAATGCCGGTGTATCCCTTTATCTCCTGGATAAGGTAAATTCCATTAAGGAAGGTTATAAGGTAGCTCTCGGACATTTACTTTCCGGTAAGCCCATGCAATACTTTCAATCTATTATAAATAAATGA
- the pgsA gene encoding CDP-diacylglycerol--glycerol-3-phosphate 3-phosphatidyltransferase, with the protein MDRNIINFPNFLTVMRIILVPFFIYFLFLENTFYKVMAFAIFLLASITDLIDGYLARKWKQETEFGKFLDPLADKILVIGAFVTFILLDEQIETWMVLLIILRDMLITSLRYIGIKQNKSIRTTRMGKIKTTFQMGAILLILLFFMVVRTGKTKEINNIFAEGRIQGKSGFQIANENYTRFARGEIVISQNQKYLEGLATFLPYYVMLATTIITVLSGIRYLYSNRELLSSESLRAILKNTKKV; encoded by the coding sequence ATGGATAGAAATATAATAAATTTCCCAAATTTCTTAACGGTCATGAGGATTATCCTGGTGCCATTCTTTATTTATTTTTTATTTTTAGAGAATACCTTTTATAAGGTAATGGCCTTTGCTATCTTTTTGTTAGCTTCTATAACAGATCTTATAGATGGTTATCTTGCCAGGAAATGGAAACAGGAAACAGAATTTGGAAAGTTTTTAGATCCGCTGGCTGATAAGATTCTGGTAATCGGAGCTTTTGTTACATTTATCCTGCTGGATGAACAGATTGAAACCTGGATGGTTTTACTCATCATTTTAAGGGATATGTTGATAACTTCTCTTCGTTATATCGGCATCAAGCAGAATAAATCAATTCGTACTACTCGTATGGGAAAGATAAAAACAACCTTTCAAATGGGGGCAATTTTACTTATCCTTTTATTTTTTATGGTTGTTCGCACCGGAAAAACTAAGGAAATTAATAATATTTTTGCTGAAGGTCGGATTCAAGGAAAAAGTGGTTTCCAAATAGCTAATGAAAACTATACTCGCTTTGCAAGGGGAGAAATTGTTATTTCCCAAAACCAAAAATATTTAGAAGGACTTGCTACTTTTTTACCTTATTATGTAATGTTAGCAACAACGATAATCACAGTTCTTTCCGGGATTCGTTATTTATACTCAAATCGAGAATTATTAAGCTCAGAGTCCTTGAGAGCTATTTTAAAAAATACAAAGAAGGTTTAA
- a CDS encoding MiaB/RimO family radical SAM methylthiotransferase, whose amino-acid sequence MSSNLKTKEKSFYITTLGCPKNVADSRSMGTSLLTGGLLKADSPDESKFHIINTCTFIQTATEETIETILDAAKITKQNGQKLIVVGCFAERYPGAIEKDIPEVDFFFGTGKYDKAFELIKEKFPEEFILEPNSDLLRREILYEIKGKPYSYIKLSDGCNRACHFCIIPNLRGEYRDEKEEEILKQVKLACENGSKEICLVSQDSVFYGKDTDKLISLLHTISGIEGLEILRLLYLYPDKKTYRLLDVFKENPKIAPYFESPVQHVSESVLKNMNRTGSYSFFKELFTKAREVPGMEVRTSFILGYPGETAKDVDLLLRFVEEIKPEKLALFAFSPQEDTKAFKLKSTVSKKEAARRINLVREVYHQVLKDIHLSRMGKEYPCIVEEKENDSLIVRRFQDAPEIDEIVHIDEFSGDIKIGDIGKVRIDSFLEYDMTGTWIN is encoded by the coding sequence TTGTCTTCAAATTTAAAAACAAAAGAAAAGTCCTTTTATATTACAACACTCGGTTGTCCTAAAAATGTGGCTGATTCAAGGAGTATGGGAACTTCTTTATTAACAGGAGGGCTTTTAAAAGCAGATTCTCCTGACGAAAGCAAGTTCCATATTATTAATACCTGTACTTTTATACAAACAGCTACAGAAGAAACTATTGAAACTATCTTAGATGCTGCTAAAATAACAAAGCAAAATGGACAGAAATTAATTGTTGTGGGTTGTTTTGCTGAAAGATATCCGGGAGCTATAGAAAAAGATATACCTGAAGTAGACTTTTTTTTCGGTACCGGAAAATATGATAAAGCATTTGAATTAATAAAAGAAAAATTTCCGGAAGAGTTTATCCTGGAACCAAACTCTGATTTATTAAGAAGAGAAATTTTGTATGAAATAAAAGGGAAACCTTATTCTTATATAAAGCTTTCAGATGGTTGTAACCGGGCCTGTCATTTCTGTATAATTCCGAACTTGAGGGGAGAATACCGTGATGAAAAAGAAGAGGAAATTTTAAAACAAGTGAAACTTGCCTGTGAAAATGGATCAAAGGAGATTTGTTTAGTCTCCCAGGATTCTGTTTTTTACGGAAAAGATACTGATAAGTTAATAAGCTTACTTCATACTATATCCGGGATAGAAGGTTTGGAAATTCTGCGCTTATTATATTTATATCCGGATAAAAAAACCTATCGCTTGCTGGATGTTTTTAAAGAGAATCCTAAAATTGCTCCCTATTTTGAATCTCCTGTACAGCATGTTTCTGAGAGCGTTTTAAAGAACATGAATCGTACCGGTTCTTATTCTTTCTTTAAAGAGCTATTTACAAAAGCAAGAGAAGTTCCAGGCATGGAAGTTCGAACTTCTTTTATTCTCGGTTATCCCGGAGAAACAGCAAAAGATGTGGATTTATTACTGCGTTTTGTTGAAGAAATAAAGCCGGAAAAACTGGCCCTCTTTGCTTTTTCTCCTCAAGAAGATACGAAAGCTTTTAAATTGAAATCTACGGTTTCAAAAAAGGAAGCGGCCAGAAGAATTAACCTTGTAAGAGAAGTGTATCATCAGGTGCTAAAGGATATACATTTATCTCGAATGGGGAAAGAATATCCCTGTATCGTAGAAGAAAAAGAAAATGATTCACTTATAGTAAGACGTTTTCAAGATGCACCGGAAATTGATGAGATCGTTCATATAGATGAATTTAGTGGAGATATTAAAATTGGTGATATCGGAAAGGTACGTATAGACTCTTTTCTTGAATATGATATGACCGGTACCTGGATAAATTGA
- a CDS encoding DUF4115 domain-containing protein, whose translation MSTKRVGQILREAREERRLTVRDVSKDTNIAIKFILALENEDYSQFPAETFAMGFLKTYSDYLKLDTAFIMNMYRGEKMEEAHAPLEELTKPTKPIVNSVKGDRIKVITIMFIIFFILFVIIIFGVFLDDSNNGSIESKTEPVEKKEKPVESEALIPKSISFSELAVPEGKYAPFIVTQEKGVRFSVGNKECRIFIKEVKESADGDVAVMGFNIFPDKYIHTFEVRENATSILSYEEPKLASLPKKVFVKAQVVTFRSAKLLFSLGQEENANTDSNISSGDVPIQLTLKFVKTSFAEFVIDGQKTEQGRIKKGTVKKLEAKDRIEIKVIDGSAVELEQNGQNKGALGRPGQTVKKVYYKVPDLYDSTKYQIKESGG comes from the coding sequence GTGAGTACAAAAAGAGTTGGACAGATACTTAGGGAAGCAAGGGAAGAAAGGCGTTTAACGGTAAGGGATGTTTCTAAAGATACAAATATTGCTATAAAGTTTATACTCGCTCTGGAGAATGAGGACTATTCTCAGTTTCCCGCTGAAACCTTTGCTATGGGGTTTTTAAAAACGTATTCTGATTATCTAAAATTAGATACTGCTTTTATAATGAATATGTATCGTGGGGAAAAAATGGAAGAAGCTCATGCCCCACTGGAAGAATTAACAAAACCTACCAAGCCTATAGTCAATTCAGTAAAAGGAGATCGAATAAAGGTAATAACAATTATGTTTATTATCTTTTTTATCCTTTTTGTAATTATCATATTTGGTGTGTTTTTAGATGATAGTAATAATGGAAGTATAGAATCCAAGACAGAACCTGTAGAAAAAAAAGAAAAACCGGTTGAAAGTGAAGCCCTAATACCAAAGAGCATAAGTTTTTCTGAACTTGCAGTTCCGGAAGGAAAATATGCTCCCTTTATTGTTACCCAGGAGAAAGGGGTCCGCTTTAGTGTGGGAAATAAGGAATGTCGTATCTTTATTAAAGAAGTAAAAGAATCAGCTGATGGAGATGTGGCTGTAATGGGTTTTAACATATTTCCTGATAAATATATTCACACATTTGAAGTAAGAGAAAATGCAACCAGTATTTTAAGTTATGAAGAACCCAAGCTGGCTTCATTACCCAAAAAAGTGTTTGTGAAAGCACAGGTTGTTACATTTCGTTCTGCAAAATTGTTGTTCTCTTTGGGACAGGAGGAGAATGCAAATACGGATTCCAATATTTCTTCCGGTGATGTACCTATTCAACTTACTTTAAAATTTGTAAAAACCAGTTTTGCTGAATTTGTTATTGATGGACAAAAAACTGAACAGGGAAGAATAAAAAAGGGAACTGTTAAGAAGTTAGAAGCAAAAGATCGAATTGAAATAAAAGTAATCGATGGAAGTGCGGTCGAATTAGAACAGAATGGACAGAATAAAGGTGCCCTGGGGAGGCCGGGACAGACTGTTAAAAAGGTTTATTATAAAGTTCCGGATTTATATGATAGTACAAAATACCAGATTAAAGAGTCCGGTGGTTGA